TTTCCAATTTTAAAATTTTCTGCAGATCTGGAGAAAGTCCCAGAAGCGCATCGATGGTTCCCCACAATCCTTTTCCGCGAATCGGAAGGCAATATCCCAGAATCACTGAATCTCTGGAAGCAATATAATAATTTATTTCAGTAGTTTCTTTTGAGGAAATATATCTGGAAAATTCTGCCTGCACATTTTGGGTTGGAAGTTCAAAGATTTTCAGGATCGATTCCTGCAATTTCATTTGTCGATATGCATTTACCTGATCGATCGTAAAATGATAGAACGTGGATAATATTCCCACAAAAATCACCGTAACCATTACCATGAAAACAATCGGATAAGCTCTGGTTTCGCTGAATGATTTTTTTATTTTTTCTTCCGCCATCTCACTTCACCTTTGCTTTATTCAAGCCAAATTCAATTATCGGCATAAATGTATTACCCAGCAGAAGTGCAAACATGAAACCTTCCGTGAAAAGTGAATATTTGCGAATGAAAACCGTGAGAAATCCCACCAGAATTCCATAAATCCAGATCGCTTTTTTGTTCTTCGGCATCGAAACCGGATCGGTGATCATGAATATAGCTCCAAACATAAAACCACCACTAATGATGAACGGAAGCGGATTCATTCCATAAAATATAGTTGTGAATATGGTGAACGAAAACAGTAGCGATAAGATCGCCTGCCATTTTGCTGTTTTAGTAATAATAAGATAAATTCCTGCCAGTAAAATTAGCAGAGCGGATGTTTCACCGGCACTTCCTGGAATAACTCCCAGAAATAATTTTGAAAATGGCTCAATGACACCAGCAGCGTTGAAGTTGGCAATTGGAGTAGCTGAAGTGACTGCATCTACATTCATCCAGCTTAAAAAACCGCCCGGAAATTTTTCAAAAGGATGTAACCAGTTCATGGTCATGGCATTGGGAAACGAGATGTAAATAAATGTTCTTCCTACAATGGCAGGATTGAACATGTTCATTCCAAAACCACCATACACCATCTTACCAAAACAAATCGCCACGATCGATCCTACTGCGATCATCCAAAAAGGCAAAGTTGGAGGACAGGAAAGTGCCAAAAGCGATGCTGTTACAAAGGCAGCTGAAGAAACTTTTCCAGATTTCTTTTTCCTGACAAATAGATATTCAGTAAGAAAAGCAAAAATATTGGAAATCAGAACCAGGATGAGAACTCTCCAGCCAAACAGAAAAATGGAAAAGAGTAATATTGGAATTAGTGCATAAAGCACTTTGTTCATCATTTTTTGCGGCATTATTAAATTTTTCATAATTATTTTTTACTTTTACCAAATTGGAAATTTTAAAAAAAAATTTCTATCACATTAGAATAAACCCTTAATATTTCCATCATCATCGATATCGATTTGGAGTGCAGAAGGTTCTTTGGGAAGACCTGGCATACGCATAATATCGCCGGTGATCGGAATTAGAAATCCTGCTCCGGAAGCCACCAGAATACGACGAACAGTAACTAAAAAATCTTTGGGTCGTCCCAGAAGTTTAGGATTGTCGGAAAGTGATTTCTGAGTTTTGGCAATGCAGATAGGAAGCTTGTCATAACCATATTTTTTGATTGAACGCAGGTCTTTTTTTGCATCTGGCTGGAAATCGATTGCTTCTGCGCCATAGATCTCTTTGGCTACTTTCAAAATTTTATTCTCTACTGTATCGTTCCAATCATAGAGAAGTTTCAATTGGCAATAATGACCTTCTACCAAATCTACTACTTTTCGTGCCAGATCAAGTCCGCCATCTCCACCTTTTCCCCAATAATCTACGATCGAAGCACCAAAACCATTTTCCAAAGCATAATCTTCCAACAGCTTCAGTTCTTCATCGCTATCGGTGTGAAATTTATTTATTGCAACGATAGATTTCATGCCAAATTTGCGAATATTTTCCAGATGTTTGCCCAGGTTTTCCAGACCCTTTTTCACAGCTTCCGAATTCGGTTCATCCAGATCCTTAACTTTAACTCCGCCGTGATGTTTTACTGCGCGCGCAGTAGCAACCAGTACAACAGCGGAAGTACAGAATTTGCCGTAAGGACACACAATATCAAAGAATTTTTCAGCTCCCAGGTCGAAGCCGAAACCTGCTTCGGTGATCACAAAATCAGCGAGCTTAAGAGCTGTTTTAGTAGCTAAGATGCTGTTAGTTCCCTGAGCAATATTGGCAAAAGGACCTCCATGAACAAAAGCAGGAGTATTCTCAATCGTCTGCACCAGATTTGGTTTTAGTGCATCTTTGAGAAGAGCGGTAATAGCACCTTGAAATCCCATGTCTTTTACTTTTACAGGTTCATTTCCATAAGTAAAAGCAACCGTTATCTCACCGATCTTCTTCTTTAATTCTTCCAGATTGTTGGCAAGACATAAAATTGCCATGATCTCGGAAGCAGGAGAAATATCAAATCCATCTTCGCGGGGAACACCCTGGGTTTTTCCACCCAAACCAATAACAACATTTCGCAGCGATCTATCGTTCACATCCATTACTCGTTTCCAGGAAACGGTTCGCGGATTTATCTGAAACGGATTGCCGTTGTAGATGGAATTGTCGATCAGAGCGGCCAGGTTGTTGTTGGCGGCGGTAACAGCGTGCATATCTCCGGTAAAATGAAGATTGATATCTTCCATCGGAAGAACCTGCGAAAAACCGCCGCCGGCAGCTCCGCCTTTGATGCCGAAAACCGGTCCCAGAGAAGGTTCTCGAATTGCTACTATAGATCTTTTGCCAATTTTATTCAAAGCCATTGTCAAACCGATCGATGTTGTCGTTTTTCCTTCGCCAGCCGGTGTAGGTGTGATCGCCGAAACTAATATCAACTGACCTTCGGGATTATCTTTCAATCTCTGGATCGCATCGAATTTGAGTTTGGCTTTATATTCTCCATAAAGTTCCAGATCTTCTTCTTTCAATCCAATAGAAGCAGCTACATCGATTATTTTTTTCAGTTTAGCTTTCTGAGCTATTTCTATATCGGTTTGCATGTTACGGCTCCTTGATTGTAGAGATTATAATATTTTCTTTATTCTGCTGAGTTTTGCTACATGAGATACTTCTTCATCGATTATCGCATCGATGATCTTCTTGGATTTTTCATTGGTAGTTTCTTTGCTTACCGAGAAAAAGAAGAGCAATGTATCTTTTTCGAATTGGATGGCAAAATTGATGATCTCCATTTCATCTTTGGCAGAAGCCGCTAATTTAATAGAAGCATCCGGTTTGCTGAAAATATGAGAATCTGTAATTGAACGAAGATAGGAAGCTGCTTCCTGCCAATCGATAGGATCACCAAGATCGGCATAATCAGTTTCTGTTCGAAAGCTTTTAAAAGTAGCTTCATGTTTGATCTCATCATTTTTAAGCTCTTCCAACAGATCTTTTGCTTTGGAGCTGAGATCTTTTCTCTTGAGAGCTTCATCGTAGAATTTATAGCCATTCTTCTCGATTTGAATAGCCAGTTCAATAACTTCATTTACTGAGAAATTTTCCATTTTTGAATCTCCTGATCTATTTTTTTTAATTTTCCTTTAGAATATGCTCATCATAAAGAGTTTCAAATTTCAGTTTATGTCCGGCTTCTTCGCTGGCCAATTTCTTGAAAAGAGTTTCCATTTCTGTACCGGGAAAATTGCTGGCTAAAGCCGTGTAAAGGTTTTTAGCCTGTTCTTCTTTTTTCATGGCAATGATGAGAATATCTTGATATGACATATCTTCTTTGGGTTGAATATCGACCACATAATCTGCGATATGCAGATCTGTAACTTCTTTTACTTCTATTTTTTGAAATCCCTTATCTCGAATATTTTCCAGAATTACAATATGGCCTTTTTCCATATTTTCCAATTCTTTCAGCATTTCTTTTTGAGCATTGAATTTGACTCTGGTTTGCAGATCCTGATAAAATCTGACAGCATCTTTTTCTCCATCAATAGCAAAATCAATCACTTCATTGAATTTGTCTTTTGTCATGATTTCTCCTTAATATTGTTTGTTTTCTTTTTATAGAAAACAGGAAACTATCTGAAAAAATAAACGGGAGCAACAGATAACTGCTGCTCCTGAAATGATATCAATCGACCGGGCTGAAAAGATCTTTTCCAACGCCGCAAACCGGGCAAACCCAATCTTCGGGCAGATCTTTGAAAGCTACATTGTCATTTTCGGCCGGATCGTAGATATATCCACAAGCATCACATACATATTTTTGCATTGCTTCCTCCTGTTATATTTTGTAACTGATTAATAATTTTCCACCCAAACTTCAAAGTGATCGATGGGATGATCGCAAACAGGACAAACATCCGGAGCTTCGATCGATTCCATTATGTGTCCACAGTTGCGGCATTTCCAGTAAACTTTGCCGTCTTTTTTGAAAACTGTATGTTCTTTTACATTTTTCCACAATTTGCGATAGCGCTCTTCATGACGCTTTTCTACCAGAGCAACTTTCTTGAAGACATCGCAAACTTCTTTGAAGCCTTCTTCTTCGGCTACTTTAGCAAAAGTAGGATAGAGGTCTGTCCATTCTTCGTTTTCACCATTGGCAGCACATTCCAGGTTTTTCAGTGTGTCGGAATAACAAACCGGATAATCTGCCTGAATAGAAACCATTTCATCGTTGATTCCATTTTTAATGAGCTGTTTCATAAAAAGCTTGGCATGTTCCTTTTCATTTTCGGCTGTTTCATTGAAAATTTCTTCTATCTGACGAAAACCTTCTTTTCGTGCTACGGAAGCAGCATAATTATATCGCATCCGAGCTTGTGACTCGCCGGCAAAAGCCTTCATCAAATTTTCTTTTGTCTTTGAATTTTTAAAATCCATTCAATTCCTCCATCTATTTTTTTAAATTTATAATTACTAAATAAGTCAAC
This genomic interval from Candidatus Cloacimonadota bacterium contains the following:
- a CDS encoding FMN-binding protein, with amino-acid sequence MAEEKIKKSFSETRAYPIVFMVMVTVIFVGILSTFYHFTIDQVNAYRQMKLQESILKIFELPTQNVQAEFSRYISSKETTEINYYIASRDSVILGYCLPIRGKGLWGTIDALLGLSPDLQKILKLEIIDQNETPGLGGRITEDWFKDQFQNKIIINNGIIQTFQLVPEEEKTSAEQINQITGATASSKSVVDMISNNLEAYLPLVGER
- a CDS encoding RnfABCDGE type electron transport complex subunit D; the encoded protein is MKNLIMPQKMMNKVLYALIPILLFSIFLFGWRVLILVLISNIFAFLTEYLFVRKKKSGKVSSAAFVTASLLALSCPPTLPFWMIAVGSIVAICFGKMVYGGFGMNMFNPAIVGRTFIYISFPNAMTMNWLHPFEKFPGGFLSWMNVDAVTSATPIANFNAAGVIEPFSKLFLGVIPGSAGETSALLILLAGIYLIITKTAKWQAILSLLFSFTIFTTIFYGMNPLPFIISGGFMFGAIFMITDPVSMPKNKKAIWIYGILVGFLTVFIRKYSLFTEGFMFALLLGNTFMPIIEFGLNKAKVK
- a CDS encoding formate--tetrahydrofolate ligase translates to MQTDIEIAQKAKLKKIIDVAASIGLKEEDLELYGEYKAKLKFDAIQRLKDNPEGQLILVSAITPTPAGEGKTTTSIGLTMALNKIGKRSIVAIREPSLGPVFGIKGGAAGGGFSQVLPMEDINLHFTGDMHAVTAANNNLAALIDNSIYNGNPFQINPRTVSWKRVMDVNDRSLRNVVIGLGGKTQGVPREDGFDISPASEIMAILCLANNLEELKKKIGEITVAFTYGNEPVKVKDMGFQGAITALLKDALKPNLVQTIENTPAFVHGGPFANIAQGTNSILATKTALKLADFVITEAGFGFDLGAEKFFDIVCPYGKFCTSAVVLVATARAVKHHGGVKVKDLDEPNSEAVKKGLENLGKHLENIRKFGMKSIVAINKFHTDSDEELKLLEDYALENGFGASIVDYWGKGGDGGLDLARKVVDLVEGHYCQLKLLYDWNDTVENKILKVAKEIYGAEAIDFQPDAKKDLRSIKKYGYDKLPICIAKTQKSLSDNPKLLGRPKDFLVTVRRILVASGAGFLIPITGDIMRMPGLPKEPSALQIDIDDDGNIKGLF
- a CDS encoding ferritin family protein encodes the protein MENFSVNEVIELAIQIEKNGYKFYDEALKRKDLSSKAKDLLEELKNDEIKHEATFKSFRTETDYADLGDPIDWQEAASYLRSITDSHIFSKPDASIKLAASAKDEMEIINFAIQFEKDTLLFFFSVSKETTNEKSKKIIDAIIDEEVSHVAKLSRIKKIL
- a CDS encoding ferritin family protein, which translates into the protein MTKDKFNEVIDFAIDGEKDAVRFYQDLQTRVKFNAQKEMLKELENMEKGHIVILENIRDKGFQKIEVKEVTDLHIADYVVDIQPKEDMSYQDILIIAMKKEEQAKNLYTALASNFPGTEMETLFKKLASEEAGHKLKFETLYDEHILKEN
- a CDS encoding rubredoxin, translated to MQKYVCDACGYIYDPAENDNVAFKDLPEDWVCPVCGVGKDLFSPVD
- a CDS encoding rubrerythrin family protein; translation: MDFKNSKTKENLMKAFAGESQARMRYNYAASVARKEGFRQIEEIFNETAENEKEHAKLFMKQLIKNGINDEMVSIQADYPVCYSDTLKNLECAANGENEEWTDLYPTFAKVAEEEGFKEVCDVFKKVALVEKRHEERYRKLWKNVKEHTVFKKDGKVYWKCRNCGHIMESIEAPDVCPVCDHPIDHFEVWVENY